The Nocardioides zeae genome includes the window AGGAGTGCGGAGTCGGCGAAGAGGGCACCTGCTCGCTCGTCACCCGGCCAGAAGAGGTCGCTCACGCCCCTAGTGTCCAGGGTGGGCCAGGGCGACCGCACCGGTGCACGACGACGGCCCCGCCTCCCGGAGGAGGCAGGGCCGTCGACGATCGGTCGGACTATCCGGGCGTCACTGCCGCGGCGGGTCCTGCGGACGCTCGAACTGCGTCGTGTCGCCGCCCGCGGGCGGACGCACGATCGTCTGCTCGCTCGGGTCGTCCTGCGGGGCCGGCGGCTGCTGGCCGGGCTGGCCCTGCGGAGCACCCCAGGCCTGCTGGCCCTGCTGACCCGGCTGGCCCTGCTGCGGCCACTGCTGGCCGGGCTGGCCCTGGGGGGCGCCGTAGGGACCGGGCTGGCCCTGGGGGGCGCCGAAGGGACCCGGCTGGCCCTGGGGGGCGCCGTAGGGACCGGGCTGGCCCTGGGGCGCGCCGTACGGACCGGGCTGGCCCGGCTGGCCGTAGCCGCCCTGCTGGCCCGGCTGGCCGTAGGGACCCGGCTGGCCGTGCTGGCCGGGCTGCCCCTGCGGGCCGCCGTACGCCGCCGCGCCGGCCTGCTGCCCGCCCTGCGGCAGGATCGAGCCGAGCACGTTGCGGATCGACGGCGGAGCCGTCAGCGCCGCGATGGCCAGGCCGGAGAGGCCGAGCCAGGCGCCGGCCGAGTAGACCGAGAGGCTGTAGCCGTTGAGCGCGTCCGAGCCGTTCAGCACCGCGACGTAGACGATGCCGAGGATGAAGTTGCCGGCGACCATGCCGAGCACGACGAGACGGCCCTTGCGGGGGTCGGACAGCATCGTCGTCGGGATGATCGCGAGCGCGATCGCGATGATGCCGAAGACCAGCGAGACGATCGTCGAGCCGGTGAACCCGTCGGGCCCGAAGTCCTCGGTCTGGAAGTAGATGAGGACCAGGAGCGTGCCGAGGACCGTGAGGCCGACGACGGCGGCGTTGACGTAGAGCGCCAGCTTGGCCGCGCCCACCCAGGCCCAGAACGGCTCCTGGGGCGTGGTCGCCCGCTGCACGGGACGCGTCACGAGGAGGCCGGCGAGCAGGCCGACCGTGAAGAAGGTCGAGCCGGGCACGTTCCAGCCGTGGAGCTCCGCGTCGAAGATCGAGCCGTCCTCGCCGGCGAACATGGCGGTCACGAGACCCACGAGGAGCAGCGTGGCCAGCACGAGGCGGGCCTCCTCGCTGCGCTTCATGAGCGTGAGGGTCGGCCAGGTGATGGCGACGACGGGGATGAGGACCGCCACCACGACCAGCGCGGCGAAGGCCAGGAACGGGTCGAAGATCTCGACGTCCTCGGCGAGACCCCAGAAGATGTAGAGCAGGAACGTCAGCACGGCGAGACCGACGGTCACCCACGCCAGGATCCACGTGGCCTTCCACCAGAGCGCCTCGCCGGTGGCCTGGCCGTTGGTCTCCTCCGAGTGGCGCGGGGAGATCGCGATGACCGCGCCCGCGAGGGCCAGCGCCACACCGGCGCCGATGCCGCCGTCGAAGCGGTCACCGCCCGAGATGAGCTCGTTGATGATGGCGGCCAGCACGCTGCCGAGGTACGGCAGCAGCAGCGCGACCTTCGCGAGCGTCACCTGCACCGGCGGGATGGGCAGGACGTTCGACTTGACGAGGTAGGGCACCGCGACCGAGAAGATGCCGATGAGAGCGGAGACCCACACCCACCAGCGCTCGG containing:
- a CDS encoding DUF7937 domain-containing protein — translated: MSNPSDPYPQQGGQPPQPGAPGYGAPQGQPGWGQQPPPPPGQPGQPGPGGQPGQQGQPWGAPPPQGQPGGYPQPGYPQQGGYPQGPPQGYGQQGYGQQGYGQPGYGAPQAPPRPSVPKVNPFAGTPISDYVRDGGAFLLLLAPLWTLWDSNGVGAERWWVWVSALIGIFSVAVPYLVKSNVLPIPPVQVTLAKVALLLPYLGSVLAAIINELISGGDRFDGGIGAGVALALAGAVIAISPRHSEETNGQATGEALWWKATWILAWVTVGLAVLTFLLYIFWGLAEDVEIFDPFLAFAALVVVAVLIPVVAITWPTLTLMKRSEEARLVLATLLLVGLVTAMFAGEDGSIFDAELHGWNVPGSTFFTVGLLAGLLVTRPVQRATTPQEPFWAWVGAAKLALYVNAAVVGLTVLGTLLVLIYFQTEDFGPDGFTGSTIVSLVFGIIAIALAIIPTTMLSDPRKGRLVVLGMVAGNFILGIVYVAVLNGSDALNGYSLSVYSAGAWLGLSGLAIAALTAPPSIRNVLGSILPQGGQQAGAAAYGGPQGQPGQHGQPGPYGQPGQQGGYGQPGQPGPYGAPQGQPGPYGAPQGQPGPFGAPQGQPGPYGAPQGQPGQQWPQQGQPGQQGQQAWGAPQGQPGQQPPAPQDDPSEQTIVRPPAGGDTTQFERPQDPPRQ